The Amycolatopsis nigrescens CSC17Ta-90 genomic interval CGCGTACGCGGCGCAATGCGGCACCGCCACCCGGCCGTCCGGGTTCCGCACCGCGGCCAGGCTGGTCCACCTCGCCGACCGGTTCGGCATCCCGGTGCTGACCTTCGTGGACACGCCGGGCGCGGCCAACGAAGGGGCAGCGGAGAGCGCCGGTGCCGGTCCGGCGATCGGCCAGCTGTTCGCCGCGATGGGCGGGGCCGCGGTGCCGATCACGACTCTCGTCATCGGCGAAGGCGGCTCCGGCGGCGCACTGGCCTTCGCCGCAGCGGGCCGGACCTGGGTCACGCCGGACAGCTACTTCTCGGTCACGTCCCCGGAAGCCGCGGCCGCCATCCTCAAACGCGACTCAACCGAAGTCCCCGCTACCGCGAACCAGCTTCGGTTACGCCCCCAAGACCTCGTCGACCTCGGCGTCGCCACCGCCATCGTCCCCCCTGCCCCCGAGCGCGTTTAGCGGGCTAAACGCGCTCGGCGAGGCGGGTGGCCCAGGTGCCGTGGGGCTCGAAGGTGGCGAGGCGGACATCGTCGGGGCGGCGCTCGAGGCGGACCAGCAGGTGGTCCTCGGACAGCCGCTCGGCCATACCCTCACCCCACTCCACGACCACCGCGGACCGCTCCAGATCGGAGTCGAGGTCGAGGTCGTCCAGCTGCGACAGGTCACCGCCGAGCCGGTATGCGTCCACATGCACCAGCCCGACACCCCGCGCCCCCGCCGGATGCACCCTGGCGATCACGAACGTCGGCGAGCTCACCCGCCCGGACACCCCGAGCCCCTCGGCGATCCCTCGGGTCAGCACGGTCTTGCCCGCCCCGAGCGGACCGGC includes:
- the tsaE gene encoding tRNA (adenosine(37)-N6)-threonylcarbamoyltransferase complex ATPase subunit type 1 TsaE, with translation MSVELPAEEDTVRFGRALGAELAAGDLVLLAGPLGAGKTVLTRGIAEGLGVSGRVSSPTFVIARVHPAGARGVGLVHVDAYRLGGDLSQLDDLDLDSDLERSAVVVEWGEGMAERLSEDHLLVRLERRPDDVRLATFEPHGTWATRLAERV